Proteins found in one Channa argus isolate prfri chromosome 7, Channa argus male v1.0, whole genome shotgun sequence genomic segment:
- the cd79a gene encoding B-cell antigen receptor complex-associated protein alpha chain, which produces MEMAAIIFVLCSFAVITAEDSVKLEEDVPFLSVPLWGEAKMECCLFIDNPRVSVNFTWWRKSYNNQKRTMVEDLVRNGNTNTEHSGSRRCGTINIKSVMLNDSGLYQCLLNVTKSFTHGTYLQVYKPLQKTINLSESTKNKILTAEGILLLLFVLLPSITLLFKSKRVNELEKKKVKKEEENIYQGLNLDDCCTPYDQIERSQANGPYQDVCNIIEEEEDIQLEKP; this is translated from the exons ATGGAGATGGCTGCTATCATCTTTGTTCTCTGCAGCTTTGCAG TGATAACTGCTGAGGATTCAGTTAAATTAGAGGAAGACGTGCCCTTTTTGAGTGTGCCGCTTTGGGGCGAAGCAAAGATGGAGTGTTGCCTATTCATTGATAACCCGCGGGTATCAGTGAATTTCACTTGGTGGAGGAAAAGTTATAATAATCAGAAAAGAACCATGGTCGAAGACCTTGTAAGGAATGGCAATACGAATACTGAACACAGCGGTTCTAGACGTTGTGGCACCATCAACATCAAGTCAGTGATGTTGAATGACTCTGGACTGTACCAGTGTTTACTGAATGTCACTAAGTCATTCACACATGGAACCTATCTGCAAGTCTACA AACCTCTGCAAAAGACGATAAACCTTAgtgaaagcacaaaaaacaagATCCTGACCGCTGAAGGAATcctactgctgctgtttgtgctgctgccatcaatCACCCTCCTCTTTAAG tcAAAGAGAGTGAATGAACTGGAGAAAAAGAAGGTgaagaaggaagaggaaaacATATATCAG GGGCTAAATCTCGACGATTGTTGCACACCATATGATCAGATTGAAAGGTCCCAGGCAAATGGCCCATACCAGGATGTCTGCAACATTATCGAGGAAGAGGAAGACATCCAGCTGGAGAAACcttga